The Oleispira antarctica RB-8 genome contains the following window.
GTCACGAAAACGACCTTCTTTTACTAAGCCTTCAAGGTTTTGGTGTGTCGCTGCAATAATGCGAACATCGACTTTAACGGGGGTAGTTCCACCTACTCGATAGAATTCACTGTCGGCCAATACGCGTAATAAACGGGTTTGAGTATCCGCGGGCATATCGCCAATTTCATCTAGAAATAACGTGCCGCCGTTGGCTTGCTCAAAGCGTCCGCGACGCTGGCCTCCGGCTCCTGTAAAAGATCCTTTTTCGTGACCAAATAATTCAGATTCAATTAAATCTTTTGGAATTGCAGCCATGTTCAAGGCAATGAAACTTTCATTCGCTCGAGGGCTGTGTTTATGTAGCGCATGAGCAACGAGTTCTTTACCAGTACCCGATTCGCCGTTAATTAATACGGTGATGTTGGATTGTGATAAACGACCAATAGCACGGAAAACTTCCTGCATCGCAGGCGCTTCGCCGATAATCTCAGTATCGTTGGGCAGCTCTTCAACGATATTTTGGGTTGCTTGTTGTTCTTCGTAATGAGCCATCGCCCGTTGTATTAATGTGACGGCATCATCAACATCAAATGGCTTTGGTAAATATTCAAAAGCTCCTTTTTGATACGATGTGACAGCGCTATCAAGATCTGAGTGCGCGGTCATAATGATAACGGGCAGCTCAGGGTGAGCTTCATTGATTTGAGATAAGAGCGCTAGACCATCAAGGCCGGGCATGCGAATATCTGTCATGATCGCCGCAGGTTTTTCTTTCGCTAATAAGCCCATGATTGTTTCAGCACTTTCAAAGACTCTGCAAGGAATATTGGCTTGCTCTAGCGCTTTTTCCAGTACCCAGCGAATTGATTTATCATCATCAATAATCCAAACAGTATTCATATTGATCCGTCCTAAGAGTGTTTAAGTGGTAAGAAGATAGAGAATTGTGTACGGCCGGCTTCGCTTTCATATTCGATGATACCTTCGTGTTGGTTTATCAACGATTGTGCGATAGACAGCCCTAAGCCTGTGCCTTCGGCGCGGCCACTGACCATGGGGTAGAATAAATTCTCTTTTAAATTGTCAGGAATACCAGGGCCGTTATCCGTAATAGAAATATGGGCAACTAAACGGTGGCGCTGATGGCCAATGGTAAATTGGCTTTTTGTTCGTGTTCGTAATGAGAGAGTAGGATTTTCAATCCCCGCTTCTATCATCGCCTGTACTGCGTTGCGACATAGATTAAGAATGGCTTGAATCAGCTGAGATTTATCACTAATGAATTCTGGGATAGAGGGATCGTAATCTCGAATGATTTTAACATCACCCAGCTGATCAACTTCAATCAGTTGGCAGACGCGCTCTATGACTTCGTGGATATTGGTTGCTTCTTGTTTTGGCAGCTGATGTGAACCTAATAAACGGTCTACTAAGTCTCGTAAGCGATCAGCTTCTTCAATAATAATATTGGTATATTCGTCGAGAGATGCATCGGGTAGTGCGCGCGATAATAACTGTGCGGCCCCTCGAATACCTCCCAATGGATTTTTAATCTCATGGGCCATACCGCGAACCAGTTCACGGGTGGTCTCTTGTTTTGAGATGATTTGCTCTTCTCTAGAAATACGCATTAAGCGATCTCGCCCTTGAATCTCAATCAATAAACAAGGGGTATGACTTTCTGGGTGAACAATAGGGCTGACGCTATAGTCGACAGTAATGCTTTGGGTATTGTGCAGCACAACTTCAGTTTCACGCTTAGTGAAGGTATAGCCTGTGGATATAGATCCCTGTAGTGCAGTTTTATCCTCTTCTGATTCCCAAGCAAGGTCATAAAAATGTTCTCCTAGGCCTTGGCGTCCACTGACTTGCAATAGCACTTCAGCCGCAGGATTCATATAAATCACAGACAGGTCTACGTCGAGCAATAAAATGCCAGTATTTAGGTATTCTAGTAACTGTTGGTTGACTACTGCCGATGCAATCATGAGTAAACCTTTCCTTTTGTTTAGCCGAGGCGTGGTTGATCTCATTCGTAATGCAAAAAGCAAACCACTATTGAGTGTGCACGAATCTGATGCTTTGATAGGGAATTATAGCCTGATTTTGTACAATCTTAGAGCATGTAATATTATTAATGCGCAAAAATAGTGCGCATGTGGTTGGGTTGTGCTTCTTTATGGAGCGATACGACCTTGTGGTGCGGGGTCGTTGGCGTAGGGCGGGATTAGTGTAGAGGATTATCGCTTAACGTAAACAGTGACGACAGAGCTGCTTATTTTTTGTTGCTGGTTATTCAGTGATCGAATAATGACCTGTAGGCTGTGGGCTCCTCGATCGGCGCTGTTAATTTTCCAGTTTAATTGCTTGCCCGCGCTTATCACTTTGCCATCAAACAATAAGACGGCTTCATCATTATCTGATAACGCAGGACTTAATTGAGCAGAAACGACGAAATTACCGAGATGATCCCGGGTGATCGTGCTTTTAGTCGTTGGACTGATGATGCCGAGTTGTTGATATTGTGTATCGATGTTTTCTTGATCAATCGCTGTAGCGGTTGTTCTTGGTATTTTTATAGCAGGAATCGTACTGATTTCTTTGATTTTATGAGTTCGAGACTGCTTACTTTGAACATCAGAAAATATACGATTACCATTTTCATCAATCGTGATGAAAATCTCGGTAGCCGTTACAGATATAGGCAAGCAGAAAAGTAATGTTATTAATCCACTGATGATCATTTTTTTATTCATTGTTCATAATGACAGTACGGGCATGCAAACTCAATCTTCTTTATAATCAATTGAGTGGTAGAACCGTAAATTTATATTTTTTGTAGTTGAGTAAAGAATGAAAGCATTAATTCAACGAGTATCCGAGGCAAGTATTAAGGTTTCAGGAAGAACGCTATCAGCGATTGACCAAGGGTTAGTGGTATTGCTAGGTGTGGAGAAAGAAGACAGTTCTCTGGATGTAGATAAGCTATTACACAAGGTGAGCCATTATCGAATATTTGCGGATGATGACGGTAAAATGAATTTAAATGTGCAGCAAATTAACGGTAGCTTATTAATAGTTTCACAATTTACCTTGGCCGCTGATACTAAAAAAGGTTTACGCCCTGGATTCTCCTCTGCAGCCGAACCTATTTTGGCAGAAGCTTTGTATGACGAGTTTATTACAAAGGCAAAAAACCAACAGATTTCAGTGGGGACCGGGCAGTTTGGCGCTGATATGCAGGTAGCTTTAATTAATGATGGGCCGGTAACTTTCTGGTTATCAAGCTGAAACTTTCTGTGTTTCGTATAATCCTAAGGCGTCTTCGAGTGCAAATAAATAAGAAGGAATGATATTTGTGCTAAGCCCGACATATTCTGCTGCCCAGGTAGAGCTGCCTAAAATTATTTTAGGAATCATACGCCCAATTTGAGCAAACCATCGGGCTGCTGCTAGCTCGGCATTGTCACTTTCGTTGATGTAAAAAATTTTCATATCAACGATGAAACAAACGTGTTCAGTTTCTTTGTTAATATTAACCAATAGCGGTGAGCGCGACGTTGAACAGGATATATTGATATCTTTAAAGCGTTGCCCAAGGCGTTTTTCAATAATATGTCGTTTTGCTTCAGTATCCGTGCGCACAAGTCCGGCGAGTTTAAACTGGCATTTAATTGTGCCTATAAGTTTAGATTCTAGATTGTCTTTATTCGCAGGTATATTACAAAGTTTCAGGCTCATGATTGCTCGTGATTGTTATTACTATAAAAGAGGCAAATTCAATAGCACCACTGGGATTGCAGAATGTGGTAGGCGTGTATCATACGGGTAAATAAGATTACAATATATTTATTAATGTAATGAATTGTTATTATAAGTGACTGAATTGTTAATAATACATTTGGCTTAATGCTAGGTCCAAATAACGAAATGCATGGCGCAATTAGGCAAATCGGTTGACCTCTTGGCCTTGTCTAGGAGGGCTGTCGATATTTTGTAATTGAACGAAGATATCAATGGCAGGGTTTTCTACCTGCAAGAATTCAACGTTAACGACTTCAGCAGATTCGGACGTATCTGATTTGAAATTTGAAGGAGGTCGCACATCGTTAGGCTCTGTTTCGCGGACATTGCCAGCCTGCTGATTAAACTCAGCTCGTTGTGCCTCTTGCTGTGCGGTCTCAATTTTTTGCTGCTCTCCAGCAGAACTTTCATCGTCTGCTTGCGCCACGGAAGATGGCGTTTGGTTTTCACTGATCGCTTTTACTTGTTCAGAAGACCTGCGGCCTTGTTCATCACTTACCCGTTGAAGCGGCTTTTCTTGTTGAGCCGACTCTTCAATTTTAGTCGCTGAAGCAGAACGCTCCGTTTGACTACGAGATGGCTGGGCTGCAGGTATTGTAAAATTACCTGCGGATGATATCGGTGCCATTGCTGCTTCCTATGTAACGAGTGTTTTTTAGCGACTTAATTCGTGCAAGATTTGGAGAGCCGATCACTCTTGCACTTATTCATCATAGCGCTAATTACTGCCTTTATGAACGGCTTCAACGGCTTTTTAGAGAAGACTTTGGTCTATTAAACCGATCCTATATGCGACTTGCCTTGTATAAATTAACCAGACGAAATTCATTGAGTTCGTCCAAGTCTGGAACCGTGAAAGAATCAATGTGGCCAATGGTCTGATAAGGCGGGAAGTCGAAATTTTTAACTCGTGAATCTGCAACGAGAACTTCCGGTGCTTTCGTTAGAAATACGTCTAATAATGGCAAGTTGGCTTTGTCGTATAAAACATCTGCAGCAATGAGTAAATCAATGTCTTGCTTGAACTCAAATAGATCGCCATGCAGTTCAAACTCTACATTATTAAGCTTGGCATTTTCTTGGCAAGACAGTCGTGCGTCGGGGTCAATATCGCAGGCAATGACCTTTTTTGCTCCGGCCATCACACAGGCAATTGCGACAACCCCCGAGCCAGCCCCAAAATCCATCACGCGCTTATTCCGAACGAGCTCTGGGTTGTCTAAAATATACCGCGCCAATACTTGGCCACTGGCCCAGCAAAAAGCCCAGTAAGCGGGATAGGCTTGAATGGCTAATATTTCATCTTGGCTGAATCGACGTTGCATGGGGGTAGGGTCGACTAACCAAAGCTTAATGTCACAGCATTGAGGTAGGGTTTGTGCGCTAAGAAAAGCATCAGGCAGCATGTTATGAATGCATGCGTTTAATGTCGCGGAAGTGTCTGTCATGGTTTAAATCGAATCATGGGAATGATGATAATTATAACTGAAAAATTGCTAGAAATTCGTCGGCACAAAAATCTTATTGAATCGCCGAGCCTGATCTTATTTCAACTTTTATTTTCTCCTAGAGTGAACCTTGATTTAACACAAGACGTTGTCTTCTCGCTCCGGCTAAGCTGTATGATCGATTACGCCATTGGTAGTGGCTCACAGCTAATAAGGAAAAGGTTATGAACAGTAAGGGTGAGGCTTTTTTTATAGAGAGCTCTTCTTTAGGCGGTCATTTTTCGATGATAAAGAATATTACCAAAATCGTGGAATCAGCACGGTATGATGTATGAGCGCGGATTCTGGATTTAATGCTTGGGCGAAAGGGCACGGAGTTATTTGTCATAATGAAGAAACTCAGCAGCGTATTAAAGATTTAGCTGAGTACTTATTGGCGGAAAATAAAATTGAAAATCTAGCGTCGTTTTATCAATGCTTGCGAGCGCTGGATGTTATTACTAACCAATCAATGTGGTTGGTGGCTCACATGACGTATAGCAAGCATGTGTATCTCGATGGGCGTGCATTGAACAGTGAAGATTTTAAACAAGACCCTCAGGGACATACTGGCGGATCTTTGAATATGGTGCCTGCGTTTGCTGGGTTCTTGTGCGCGAATAGTTTAACCGGCCAGCATAGAGATTGGTTAATGGGTCAGGGGCATTGTGTGGCTGCGATTGATGCGTTGCAATTATTAACGAGCCAGGCAAAACCTGAACGACAGCAGCTATTTCCTTTAAGTGATCAAGGGCTGACGGATTTTGTACGCGCGTTTTATAGTTATGAGGTCTCCTCTAATGGTAAGCCTGCTTCGCCCTTAGGCAGTCATGTTAATGTGAATACTAAGGGCGCGAGTATTG
Protein-coding sequences here:
- the ntrC gene encoding Two-component response regulator NtrC; translated protein: MNTVWIIDDDKSIRWVLEKALEQANIPCRVFESAETIMGLLAKEKPAAIMTDIRMPGLDGLALLSQINEAHPELPVIIMTAHSDLDSAVTSYQKGAFEYLPKPFDVDDAVTLIQRAMAHYEEQQATQNIVEELPNDTEIIGEAPAMQEVFRAIGRLSQSNITVLINGESGTGKELVAHALHKHSPRANESFIALNMAAIPKDLIESELFGHEKGSFTGAGGQRRGRFEQANGGTLFLDEIGDMPADTQTRLLRVLADSEFYRVGGTTPVKVDVRIIAATHQNLEGLVKEGRFRDDLFHRLNVIRIHIPRLADRREDIPRLLKHFLNSAAEELEVEVKTLKPETSAYLSKLDWPGNVRQLENTCRWITVMASGREVHINDLPPELLDQETTAPTSGNWEQALQYWADQQLTQGTPALLDVAVPIFEKIMIETALKHTAGRRRDAAVLLGWGRNTLTRKIKELGMDPEEVTEEETES
- a CDS encoding Sensor protein, with protein sequence MIASAVVNQQLLEYLNTGILLLDVDLSVIYMNPAAEVLLQVSGRQGLGEHFYDLAWESEEDKTALQGSISTGYTFTKRETEVVLHNTQSITVDYSVSPIVHPESHTPCLLIEIQGRDRLMRISREEQIISKQETTRELVRGMAHEIKNPLGGIRGAAQLLSRALPDASLDEYTNIIIEEADRLRDLVDRLLGSHQLPKQEATNIHEVIERVCQLIEVDQLGDVKIIRDYDPSIPEFISDKSQLIQAILNLCRNAVQAMIEAGIENPTLSLRTRTKSQFTIGHQRHRLVAHISITDNGPGIPDNLKENLFYPMVSGRAEGTGLGLSIAQSLINQHEGIIEYESEAGRTQFSIFLPLKHS
- the dtd gene encoding D-tyrosyl-tRNA(Tyr) deacylase; translated protein: MKALIQRVSEASIKVSGRTLSAIDQGLVVLLGVEKEDSSLDVDKLLHKVSHYRIFADDDGKMNLNVQQINGSLLIVSQFTLAADTKKGLRPGFSSAAEPILAEALYDEFITKAKNQQISVGTGQFGADMQVALINDGPVTFWLSS
- a CDS encoding Methyltransferase-like protein translates to MTDTSATLNACIHNMLPDAFLSAQTLPQCCDIKLWLVDPTPMQRRFSQDEILAIQAYPAYWAFCWASGQVLARYILDNPELVRNKRVMDFGAGSGVVAIACVMAGAKKVIACDIDPDARLSCQENAKLNNVEFELHGDLFEFKQDIDLLIAADVLYDKANLPLLDVFLTKAPEVLVADSRVKNFDFPPYQTIGHIDSFTVPDLDELNEFRLVNLYKASRI